The Setaria italica strain Yugu1 chromosome IX, Setaria_italica_v2.0, whole genome shotgun sequence genome has a window encoding:
- the LOC101783102 gene encoding glycosyltransferase-like At2g41451, producing MPPAQAPSGGGAAWRRLLLLLTVLPLTLAALAFVLQWRGSGVDDPTARWPPHAFPGKAAPARLSLPSSDCRDVLVGSSTPSFPYLRGWSFPSDSGSPKVCVQTSTSAGLEQILPWLFYHKVVGVAQFLLFVEGRAAKPNVAGVLESIPGVKVVYRTKDLEEQQARSRIWNETWLSGFFYKPCNYELFVKQSLNMEMAIVMARDYGMDWIIHLDTDELLYPGGASEYSVRHLLAEVPHDVDMVIFPNYESSVERDNIKDPFSEVSMFKKNYDHLPKDTYFGMYKEATRGNPNYFLTYGNGKSAARIQDHLRPNGAHRWHNYAKSPNEIKLEEAAVLHYTYTKFSDLTSRRDRCGCKPTKEDVKRCFMLDFDRAAFIIASTASEEEMLRWYNERVVWNDKQLNLKLMRKGVLTRIYTPMAIVQGLRESGVFTSVIAGGQAAVNEKLSPKKMDAQSQNITRPGNLPIDLIRSSDSKASARKILQAAELAFRDTVVSAVPPLSPPGLDDEHRHHSE from the exons AtgccgccggcgcaggcgccctccggcggcggcgccgcgtggcgccgcctgctgctgctcctgacGGTCCTCCCGCTCACGCTCGCCGCTCTGGCCTTCGTGCTCcagtggcgcggcagcggcgtcgACGACCCGACCGCGCGCTGGCCCCCGCACGCCTTCCCCGGcaaggccgcgcccgcccggctGTCCCTCCCATCGTCAGACTGCAGGGACGTCCTCGTTGGCTCCTCCACCCCCTCCTTCCCTTACCTCCGCGGCTGGTCCTTCCCCTCCGACTCGGGCTCGCCCAAGGTGTGCGTGCAGACGAGCACCTCCGCGGGGCTTGAGCAGATCCTGCCCTGGCTCTTCTATCACAAGGTCGTTGGTGTCGCGCAGTTCCTGCTCTTCGTGGAGGGGAGGGCGGCCAAACCCAATGTCGCCGGAGTCCTCGAGTCTATTCCT GGCGTAAAAGTGGTGTACAGAACAAAGGATCTTGAGGAGCAGCAGGCGAGGAG TCGAATCTGGAATGAGACTTGGCTTTCAGGCTTTTTCTACAAACCTTGCAACTATGAACTCTTTGTGAAGCAATCACTCAACATGGAGATGGCTATTGTAATGGCTCGG GATTATGGCATGGATTGGATCATTCATCTTGACACTGATGAATTACTATACCCTGGTGGAGCTTCTGAGTATTCTGTTAGGCATTTGTTAGCTGAGGTCCCTCATGATGTCGACATGGTTATTTTTCCAAACTAT GAAAGCAGTGTTGAGCGTGACAATATAAAAGATCCATTCAGTGAA GTATCTATGTTCAAGAAGAATTATGATCATCTCCCGAAAGATACTTATTTTGGCATGTATAAGGAAGCAACACGAGGAAATCCTAATTATTTTCTCACTTATGGTAATGGAAAATCTGCTGCACGAATTCAAGATCATCTCCGTCCTAATGGCGCACACAGATGGCATAACTATGCAAAGAGCCCAAA TGAGATCAAGTTGGAGGAGGCTGCAGTTCTGCACTATACATACACTAAATTTTCAGATTTGACATCTAGACGTGATCGCTGTGGATGCAAGCCTACAAAAGAAGATGTTAAAAGATGTTTTATGCTAGACTTTGACAGAGCA GCTTTTATAATTGCATCAACTGCTAGTGAAGAGGAAATGCTTCGCTG GTACAACGAGCGGGTCGTGTGGAATGATAAGCAGCTGAATCTGAAGCTTATGAGGAAAGGAGTGCTAACTCGCATTTACACCCCTATG GCTATTGTTCAAGGTCTGCGGGAATCTGGTGTCTTCACTTCGGTCATTGCAGGTGGCCAAGCTGCTGTAAACGAGAAACTCTCACCGAAGAAAATGGATGCCCAGAGCCAAAATATCACTAGACCTGGAAACTTGCCAATTGATTTGATCAGATCTAGTGATTCGAAAGCATCCGCTAGAAAGATATTGCAAGCGGCTGAACTTGCCTTCAGGGATACCGTTGTATCTGCTGTCCCGCCATTGTCGCCGCCCGGTCTGGACGATGAACACAGGCATCACAGTGAATAA
- the LOC101783507 gene encoding stearoyl-[acyl-carrier-protein] 9-desaturase 1, chloroplastic yields MMMEMVPGQAAACWTAPSPCKTTRAPPLFFRRRIMITATATRSRREAAAMSAPEKADVLRSLDGWAESNLLPLLKPVERSWQPHDLLPDSASPGFREAVDELRARARELPDDYYVCLVGNMVTEEALPTYHAALNSFVGYDRPTAADAWARWSRGWTAEENRHGDLLNRYLYLCGRVDVRRVEQTIHHLITAGMRLPSDGCPYRGFIYTAFQERATAISHGNTARRAGQMGDAALARICGAIAGDERRHEAAYTRVVAELFRLTPDAAVRALGYMMRERILMPAAHMFDGRDPDLFRHYAAVAQGLGVYTTADYADLVEFFVERWGVAGLGHGLTGEGRRAQDYVCRLPERVRKMDRLDARRRQQQPRRVPFSWVFDRQVELRL; encoded by the coding sequence ATGATGATGGAGATGGTGCCGGGAcaagctgctgcctgctggacCGCGCCGTCGCCATGCAAGACGACGCGGGCGCCACCGTTGTTCTTTCGCCGGCGAATAATGATCACGGCCACGGCGACCCGCAGCaggcgcgaggcggcggcgatgtcggcgCCGGAGAAGGCCGACGTCCTGCGTTCCCTGGACGGGTGGGCGGAGTCGaacctgctgccgctgctgaaGCCGGTGGAGCGGTCGTGGCAGCCGCACGACCTGCTGCCGGACTCGGCGTCGCCGGGGTTCCGCGAGGCGGTGGACGAGCtccgggcgcgcgcgcgcgagctccCCGACGACTACTACGTGTGCCTGGTGGGCAACATGGTGACGGAGGAGGCCCTCCCCACGTACCACGCCGCCCTCAACAGCTTCGTCGGCTACGaccgccccaccgccgccgacgcctgggCGCGTTGGTCCCGCGGCTGGACGGCGGAGGAGAACCGCCACGGCGACCTCCTCAACCGGTACCTCTACCTGTGCGGCCGCGTCGACGTCCGCCGCGTCGAGCAGACCATCCACCACCTCATCACCGCCGGGATGCGCTTGCCCTCCGACGGCTGCCCCTACCGGGGCTTCATCTACACGGCGTTCCAGGAGCGCGCCACCGCCATCTCCCACGGCAACACGGCGCGCCGCGCGGGGCAGATGGGCGACGCCGCCCTCGCCAGGATCTgcggcgccatcgccggcgacgAGAGGCGGCACGAGGCAGCGTACACGCGGGTGGTCGCGGAGCTGTTCCGGCTCACCCCGgacgccgccgtgcgcgcgctCGGGTACATGATGCGGGAGCGGATCCTGATGCCGGCCGCGCACATGTTCGACGGTCGGGACCCGGACCTGTTCCGGCACTACGCCGCCGTGGCGCAGGGGCTCGGCGTCTACACCACCGCCGACTACGCCGACCTCGTGGAGTTCTTCGTGGAGAGGTGGGGCGTCGCGGGGCTCGGCCACGGGCTCACCGGCGAGGGGAGGCGCGCGCAGGACTACGTCTGCCGGCTGCCGGAGAGGGTGCGCAAGATGGACCGGCTGGacgcacggcggcggcagcagcagcctcggCGGGTGCCCTTCTCCTGGGTGTTCGACAGGCAGGTGGAGCTGCGGCTCTGA
- the LOC101782681 gene encoding ankyrin repeat domain-containing protein 6, with product MGRRHSGGGGGGRGGGRGRGRGRDEEGDLHLHKAARDGDAAAAESLCESNPLAVNSRDRLSRTPLHLAAWAGHVEVVKCLCKHKADVGAAAMDDTAAIHFASQKGHIEVVRELLVAGATVKAKNRKGFTALHFAAQNSHLDLVKYLVKKGVDVTAKTKGGQTALHVAENDDVRAFLKECEQSLKKGSELPLEKKGAEPELPSENKDDSAQDGGGSKSSGEGMQDGDDAGQGEKRKCEGVAASSSPQVKKAKVSLGHLVSENDMDEEEEE from the exons ATGGGGAGGCggcacagcggcggcggcggcggcggccgcggaggcggaAGAGGGCGTGGGCGAGGGCGAGATGAGGAAGGCGATCTCCATCTGCACAAGGCTGCGAGGGATGGTgatgcggccgcggcggagtcGCTGTGCGAGTCCAACCCTCTCGCCGTCAACTCAAGGGACCGCCTCTCCCGCACCCC ACTCCACTTGGCTGCATGGGCTGGGCATGTTGAGGTTGTGAAATGCCTTTGCAAGCACAAAGCTGATGTAGGGGCTGCAGCAATGGATGACACCGCTGCAATTCATTTTGCCTCCCAGAAAGGCCATATAGAAGTGGTTCGTGAGCTGCTGGTGGCTGGGGCCACTGTGAAAGCGAAGAACAGGAAAGGCTTCACGGCGCTGCATTTCGCTGCGCAGAACTCCCACCTGGATCTTGTGAAGTACCTTGTGAAGAAAGGTGTCGACGTCACAGCAAAGACGAAAGGCGGCCAGACAGCCCTACATGTCGCGGAGAATGACGATGTGCGTGCGTTCCTGAAAGAGTGCGAGCagtccttgaagaagggatctgAGCTACCATTGGAGAAAAAGGGAGCTGAGCCTGAGCTACCATCAGAGAATAAGGATGATTCTGCCCAGGACGGCGGTGGCAGCAAGTCTTCAGGTGAGGGTATGCAAGATGGGGATGATGCAGGGCAGGGTGAGAAGAGGAAATGCGAGGGGGTTGCTGCCTCGAGTTCACCACAAGTGAAAAAGGCCAAGGTTTCCCTTGGTCATCTTGTTAGTGAAAATGAcatggatgaggaggaagaggagtga